In the genome of Macellibacteroides fermentans, one region contains:
- a CDS encoding lanthionine synthetase LanC family protein: MNWIPIINKELHDQVDGKINEIFSALTQHEADFKVPDLFTGESGICLFLAYYSQLSNNSDLDLTTYIDNIVDMTDEIFSTPLNDYKDITIISELGWMIQHLSLHNMIDIDSEDYFRDLDESLYESLFLFINNNRYDCLNGVINIGIYFYNRYLYGNNEKCYTYLEEMVEQMAAKRIEEDGLVKWMSIVDYKNHRLGYNLGIAHGIPGLILFFIKLYDINIKKDLLSRLIIKSSLYLLSHKRVLGKFKSYFPGIYSDIEESDKTKLSLNNNHETRLGWCYGDLSVGYALYKASLLGFDEIMFLEEESLDILIQTTYRKSLIDMGIKDACLCHGTAGISHIYNRLYHLSGNDEFKNAASFWLCETLGMAKEENIFAGYVTDLYNNEEKKIEILKNRSFLSGISGIGLFFLSVLHPSEPYWDECMLLS, translated from the coding sequence ATGAATTGGATACCAATAATAAATAAAGAATTGCACGATCAAGTTGACGGGAAGATTAATGAAATCTTTTCTGCGCTTACACAACATGAAGCAGATTTTAAAGTGCCTGACCTATTTACAGGAGAATCTGGGATATGCCTTTTTCTTGCATATTATTCACAACTGAGTAATAATTCGGATCTAGATCTTACTACTTACATCGATAATATCGTTGATATGACAGATGAGATATTCAGTACGCCTTTGAACGATTATAAGGATATTACAATTATCTCAGAATTAGGATGGATGATTCAACATCTTTCTCTTCATAACATGATTGATATTGATTCGGAAGATTATTTTCGTGATTTGGATGAGAGTTTGTACGAGTCATTATTCTTGTTTATAAATAATAATAGATATGATTGTCTAAATGGAGTTATAAACATAGGCATCTACTTTTATAATAGATATTTATATGGAAATAATGAAAAATGCTACACATATCTGGAGGAAATGGTTGAACAAATGGCTGCAAAGAGAATAGAAGAAGACGGATTAGTCAAATGGATGTCGATTGTTGACTATAAGAATCATCGGCTTGGTTACAATTTAGGTATTGCTCACGGTATTCCTGGACTTATACTTTTTTTTATAAAACTTTACGATATAAATATAAAAAAAGATTTATTGTCGCGTTTGATAATAAAATCATCTTTGTACCTGCTTTCTCACAAACGTGTTTTAGGAAAATTTAAGTCATACTTTCCCGGTATATACTCAGATATTGAGGAATCGGATAAAACTAAATTATCATTAAATAACAACCATGAAACAAGACTGGGATGGTGTTATGGCGACTTATCAGTGGGTTATGCTCTATATAAGGCATCATTATTGGGCTTTGATGAGATAATGTTTTTGGAAGAAGAATCTCTGGATATTTTAATTCAAACCACGTATCGGAAAAGCTTGATTGATATGGGTATTAAAGATGCATGCTTATGCCACGGTACCGCTGGAATATCTCATATTTATAATCGATTATATCATTTGAGTGGTAATGATGAATTTAAAAATGCAGCTTCATTTTGGCTTTGTGAAACATTAGGTATGGCTAAGGAAGAGAATATATTTGCTGGATACGTTACAGACTTGTATAATAATGAAGAGAAGAAAATAGAAATTCTTAAAAATCGGTCCTTTTTAAGTGGAATTTCTGGAATAGGATTATTCTTTCTTTCAGTACTTCATCCATCAGAGCCATATTGGGACGAATGTATGTTATTAAGTTAA
- the istB gene encoding IS21-like element helper ATPase IstB: MKENESNLRQQITDLSKTLKLPSIRKTLQDTTQEAVCHSWSYEQFLFTLLQNEDAHREENRKKAHVKRAGFPQYKYLQELNREELPDDVRIVLPELETLEFIKNAQNIVLAGNPGTGKTHITIGLGINACKMGYNVLFTSIPQLLTQIRECRSARTLHQLELKFIKYDLVICDEFGYVSFNKDGAEALFNHLSLRTGRKATIITTNLAFDRWKEIFGDPILTAAMVDRLTHKAYLINMNGDSFRMKETQKWIKNKRI, encoded by the coding sequence ATGAAAGAAAATGAATCCAACCTAAGGCAGCAAATAACAGACTTGTCGAAAACGCTGAAGTTGCCTTCCATTCGCAAAACATTGCAAGATACCACACAGGAAGCTGTTTGCCACTCCTGGAGCTATGAACAGTTCCTCTTCACCCTGCTTCAGAATGAAGATGCACATCGAGAAGAGAATCGTAAAAAAGCTCATGTTAAACGTGCCGGATTCCCTCAGTATAAATACCTGCAGGAATTGAACCGGGAAGAACTGCCCGATGATGTAAGAATCGTATTGCCTGAATTAGAAACTCTTGAGTTTATTAAAAACGCTCAGAATATAGTCCTTGCCGGCAATCCGGGAACCGGAAAAACCCATATAACCATCGGCCTTGGTATTAATGCCTGTAAAATGGGATATAATGTGTTGTTTACTTCCATCCCCCAGTTGCTTACTCAGATCCGGGAATGCCGTTCGGCCAGAACGCTGCACCAGCTGGAGTTGAAGTTTATTAAATACGATCTGGTAATATGTGATGAGTTTGGTTATGTATCCTTTAACAAAGATGGTGCTGAAGCCTTGTTCAATCACCTTTCCTTAAGGACTGGACGAAAAGCAACAATTATTACTACCAATCTGGCTTTCGATCGATGGAAAGAAATCTTCGGAGATCCAATCCTCACGGCCGCAATGGTAGATAGATTAACCCATAAAGCATATCTAATAAATATGAACGGTGATTCTTTTAGAATGAAAGAAACTCAAAAATGGATCAAAAATAAAAGAATCTAA
- a CDS encoding helix-turn-helix transcriptional regulator, which translates to MKNTRLPIIGYQFNFIQWIFLFVFLFFFSACSHEDITHKDLNQLLIILLGFLLAFIIYISRRLYQARTILKEKENTHIINLSNEEDLREMNFIQTEIYLKLKEISSDEKGKMMTQEDWITLELELNNIYNNFAVRLKSCCEQISETELRVCYLLKAGFSVTSIAKIIGRTKSAVSMSRKRLLEKINRCDCPATDLDDFITTI; encoded by the coding sequence ATGAAAAACACCCGATTGCCTATTATAGGTTACCAATTCAATTTCATTCAGTGGATTTTTCTTTTTGTATTTCTGTTTTTTTTCTCTGCCTGTAGTCATGAAGATATAACGCATAAAGACTTGAATCAATTGCTTATAATACTCTTAGGTTTTTTATTAGCGTTTATAATTTACATTTCAAGAAGACTTTATCAAGCTCGTACAATATTAAAAGAAAAGGAGAATACTCATATTATTAATCTTTCGAATGAAGAAGATTTACGTGAGATGAATTTTATTCAAACTGAAATTTATTTGAAGCTTAAAGAAATAAGTAGCGACGAAAAAGGGAAAATGATGACCCAGGAAGACTGGATCACGTTAGAACTGGAATTAAATAATATATATAACAACTTTGCGGTACGCTTAAAAAGCTGTTGTGAACAAATTTCCGAAACAGAACTCCGCGTCTGCTATCTCCTTAAAGCAGGTTTTTCTGTAACTTCCATCGCAAAAATTATAGGCAGAACCAAATCGGCAGTCTCTATGAGCCGAAAAAGATTACTAGAAAAAATAAACCGTTGCGATTGCCCCGCAACAGATTTAGATGATTTTATAACAACAATCTAG
- a CDS encoding HU family DNA-binding protein, whose translation MAANYRLYKNPPTNGEESKGELHARIVPSMTVDINYLATEISHQSSFCSADVKGMLEAFTSLIITHLKNGKNVNLDGLGHYSVSLKCPAGVTKESQIRSGSISFKNVNFRCSPTMKSALSSMTLERKTSEKKEVKTEEQRLRQILNELQVTRAISTSRCMAINQCSKEIALADIKKLIEQNKLEKVGSGRSVLYLRQLV comes from the coding sequence ATGGCTGCTAACTACAGGTTGTATAAAAATCCCCCAACAAATGGGGAAGAGAGTAAAGGTGAATTACATGCACGGATCGTACCTTCCATGACGGTGGATATCAACTATCTTGCTACGGAAATATCACACCAGTCGTCATTCTGTTCGGCAGATGTCAAGGGGATGCTGGAGGCTTTTACGTCGCTTATTATAACGCATCTTAAGAACGGTAAGAATGTAAATCTGGATGGATTGGGGCATTATTCCGTTTCGCTGAAATGTCCGGCGGGAGTTACTAAAGAATCGCAGATAAGATCGGGCTCAATTAGTTTTAAGAACGTCAATTTCCGTTGCTCGCCAACTATGAAGTCGGCTTTAAGCTCCATGACCCTGGAACGGAAAACATCGGAAAAGAAAGAGGTGAAGACTGAAGAACAAAGACTCCGGCAGATACTGAACGAACTGCAGGTGACCCGCGCTATCTCTACGAGTCGTTGTATGGCAATTAACCAGTGCTCGAAGGAAATTGCATTGGCCGATATAAAGAAACTGATCGAACAAAACAAACTCGAAAAAGTAGGTAGCGGCAGGAGTGTACTATATCTAAGGCAATTAGTCTAA
- the ftsZ gene encoding cell division protein FtsZ gives MDDTILEFNYPTDSPSIIKVIGVGGGGGNAVTHMYKEGIHDVTFVLCNTDNQALLRSDVPVKITLGREITQGLGAGNKPERAMMAAEESLDDIRKMLSDGTKMVFITAGMGGGTGTGAAPVIARIAKDMGILTVGIVTIPFVFEGERKIIQALNGVEEISKNVDALLVINNERLREIYADLSITNAFGKADDTLTIAAKSIAEIITLPGLINLDFADVKTTMKDGGVALMSRGYGEGEGRVRKSIEDALNSPLLNNNDIFNAKKILFNVSFCEDTELRMEEMNDVHDFMSRFGRDIEVIWGTTLDNTLGNKVKITILATGFGVEDIPQIADRRRAENSRMSEEELRQEEDRLRKEQEEKDLIDKYYGASGQRMRRASTRAKAVILSTEEMDDDAFIVLMEENPTYSRDPKIITRARSKTTREEVIAPVIQEESIQVTEKKETPENNGPVIRFR, from the coding sequence ATGGACGATACAATATTAGAATTCAATTATCCTACGGATAGTCCATCCATCATTAAAGTGATTGGAGTAGGAGGGGGTGGCGGTAACGCCGTAACCCATATGTATAAAGAAGGTATTCATGATGTTACATTTGTATTATGTAATACCGATAATCAGGCGCTTCTCAGATCGGATGTTCCTGTCAAGATAACTTTGGGACGCGAGATCACCCAGGGACTGGGAGCCGGCAATAAACCCGAGCGGGCCATGATGGCTGCCGAAGAGAGCCTTGATGATATCCGGAAGATGCTTAGTGACGGAACCAAGATGGTATTCATTACGGCAGGGATGGGAGGCGGAACCGGAACCGGAGCAGCTCCTGTTATTGCCCGTATTGCCAAAGACATGGGTATCCTTACGGTGGGTATTGTTACCATTCCCTTTGTATTTGAAGGCGAACGCAAAATTATACAGGCACTTAACGGTGTTGAAGAGATAAGCAAGAATGTAGACGCACTTTTGGTTATCAACAACGAACGCCTGCGCGAAATATATGCCGACCTTTCCATTACCAATGCTTTTGGCAAGGCCGATGATACGCTTACGATTGCAGCAAAAAGTATTGCCGAGATTATTACCCTGCCGGGACTTATCAACCTGGACTTCGCGGATGTGAAAACAACCATGAAAGACGGGGGAGTGGCCCTGATGAGCCGCGGATACGGCGAAGGCGAAGGCCGGGTGCGCAAATCTATCGAAGATGCGCTTAACTCGCCGTTGCTTAACAACAACGATATATTTAATGCCAAGAAGATCCTGTTTAACGTTTCCTTCTGCGAAGACACCGAACTTCGTATGGAAGAGATGAACGACGTACACGACTTTATGTCGCGTTTTGGACGGGATATCGAGGTTATCTGGGGTACTACCCTTGATAACACCCTTGGAAACAAGGTGAAGATCACCATTCTGGCAACCGGATTCGGCGTGGAGGATATTCCTCAGATTGCCGATCGGAGAAGAGCCGAAAACTCGCGGATGTCTGAAGAAGAACTCCGTCAGGAAGAAGATCGCCTGCGCAAGGAGCAGGAAGAGAAGGACCTGATTGACAAATACTACGGAGCTTCCGGTCAGCGGATGCGTCGTGCTTCCACCAGAGCGAAAGCCGTTATTCTCTCTACAGAAGAGATGGACGACGACGCCTTTATCGTATTGATGGAAGAGAATCCTACCTATAGCCGCGATCCGAAGATAATTACCCGTGCCCGTTCCAAAACAACCCGCGAAGAGGTAATAGCGCCGGTTATACAGGAAGAGAGTATCCAGGTAACTGAAAAGAAGGAAACGCCCGAAAACAACGGACCGGTGATCCGTTTCCGTTAA
- a CDS encoding S41 family peptidase translates to MKTKYKIIGLLVTFLIPISLNMYSKTKNEWKKIDNLSNQELSNIGSLAKLYGYSRYFYPNQQVLREIDYIDWYRFLVFASNKVIDSETETEFRNKILKIFTPIVPELSFDTPDNSKSVSANANESYAWEHYGIGIRLYNNIFHSDIISYNAKQRINLPTPDSMYSLPLNGNMNAYMPLSISYQHSQPSDKLNQLKKDIKKIKFKLATESFLKLAFGKPEKKFAFLQDYHFRMADIIVRWNIIRHFYPYFEEDGLNIKWDDVLKTSLINAVKCKDQFEYYDVVNNMLSYVHDSHISVNKGGYVGGIAAMVLQYYIPDIKLDWCEDKIYLREVPDTLTDRLSIGDVLVSVNDIPIDKLIEKKWDLVSASTKQGKYEALLRERLLGGFTKDSLLSLEFKKINNESEFVRLFANYNDDIIYKEEYPYFIKRLDNNIYHINLTHKGPDATYSVFKEYIEEFKNAKGIILDIRGYPDYNVTDSIIPHFYVDSIRWGDFGRPIYYYPNQEKVIYDRGVEYLPKTSDYINTPVSVLINHKAMSYAETIIEILKRNKIGTLIGEPTIGTNGDVGILNLPVYAFNMSIIKDFSGYHGKGIFPDITVKRTLESIQNNKDNILETAIKHIYELDTNNK, encoded by the coding sequence ATGAAAACTAAATATAAAATAATTGGTCTGTTGGTAACCTTCCTCATACCCATATCTTTAAATATGTACTCTAAAACTAAGAATGAGTGGAAGAAAATAGATAATTTATCGAATCAAGAATTAAGTAATATTGGTTCTTTAGCTAAACTATATGGATATTCAAGGTATTTTTATCCTAATCAACAAGTTCTTAGGGAGATAGATTATATAGACTGGTACCGATTCCTTGTGTTTGCTTCAAATAAAGTTATAGATTCAGAAACAGAAACAGAGTTTAGAAATAAAATTCTAAAAATCTTTACGCCAATTGTTCCTGAATTATCCTTTGATACGCCAGATAATTCAAAAAGTGTATCTGCAAATGCAAACGAAAGTTATGCTTGGGAGCATTATGGAATAGGAATTCGGTTGTACAACAATATTTTTCATAGTGATATTATAAGTTACAATGCCAAACAAAGAATTAACTTACCTACGCCTGATTCTATGTATTCTCTTCCGTTAAACGGCAATATGAATGCTTATATGCCTCTTTCAATTTCTTACCAGCATAGCCAGCCTTCGGATAAACTGAATCAACTAAAAAAAGATATAAAAAAGATTAAATTTAAGCTGGCAACAGAAAGTTTCTTGAAATTAGCTTTTGGAAAACCAGAAAAAAAATTTGCTTTTTTACAGGATTACCATTTTAGGATGGCAGATATTATAGTGCGATGGAATATTATTCGACACTTTTATCCATATTTTGAAGAAGACGGGCTAAATATAAAATGGGATGATGTTCTTAAAACTTCGTTGATAAATGCAGTAAAATGTAAAGATCAATTTGAATACTATGATGTGGTCAATAATATGTTGAGTTATGTCCATGATTCACATATTTCAGTTAATAAAGGAGGATACGTTGGTGGTATTGCTGCTATGGTTTTACAATATTATATTCCTGATATAAAACTCGATTGGTGTGAAGACAAAATATATCTTAGAGAGGTTCCTGACACATTAACTGACAGGTTGTCGATAGGGGATGTTCTTGTCTCGGTAAATGATATTCCTATAGATAAATTAATTGAGAAGAAATGGGATTTAGTTTCTGCATCAACAAAACAAGGGAAGTATGAAGCTCTATTAAGAGAAAGACTTTTGGGTGGATTTACTAAAGATTCACTCCTTAGTCTAGAGTTCAAAAAAATAAATAATGAAAGTGAGTTTGTTAGGCTTTTTGCAAATTATAATGATGATATAATATACAAAGAGGAATATCCTTACTTTATTAAAAGACTAGATAATAATATTTATCATATAAATTTAACGCACAAAGGCCCGGATGCCACTTATAGCGTTTTTAAAGAGTATATTGAAGAATTTAAGAATGCAAAAGGGATTATATTAGATATAAGAGGATATCCCGATTACAATGTAACTGATAGTATCATACCGCATTTTTATGTAGATTCAATAAGATGGGGTGACTTTGGTCGTCCAATATATTACTACCCCAATCAAGAAAAGGTCATATATGATAGGGGTGTCGAATACTTGCCTAAGACGAGTGATTATATTAATACACCAGTATCTGTTTTGATAAACCATAAAGCGATGAGTTATGCAGAGACTATTATTGAAATTCTGAAAAGAAATAAAATAGGCACACTTATAGGAGAACCTACGATTGGAACAAATGGGGATGTTGGGATACTCAATCTCCCAGTGTACGCATTTAATATGTCTATTATAAAAGATTTCTCCGGCTATCATGGGAAGGGAATATTTCCGGATATCACTGTCAAAAGAACTTTGGAATCGATACAAAACAATAAAGATAATATACTAGAAACCGCTATAAAACACATTTATGAATTGGATACCAATAATAAATAA
- the ftsA gene encoding cell division protein FtsA: MAYTDFIAAIDLGTSRIVGMVGKKNEHGVLSIIAYEVENSGNCIRRGCVYNVEETANKIKRLVRKLENKLHEAKIEKVYVGVGGQSLRSINHTVPRVLGTEGVVTDEIISSLHAECLNFHPDMLDVLAAVSPVYYLDNKPEANPVGIPCTRIEAKYKLIVGRPSLKRHIINSIAERAQITIAGIIVSPLALSDAVLNDDERDLGCALIGFGAGVTTLTVYKGGKLLHLSVIPLGSNLITRDITSLHLPESEAERVKQTYGSAMMDQDNDQSIQVSQADGLGMREIKLSDLNNVVEARMGEILENVYARLDAIEMEGTLGAGIVITGGGAALKSLPEVIRKRTKMEVRYAATRRGIVASGDLEAGNPSYASAVGLLLNGTENCAGFVPKAYAAEPEAFLIEPVEVPSMPKSEPVKPSKPKPEKKQGGLLKNLSSKFDSMTRNLFDDSEDKS, encoded by the coding sequence ATGGCATACACAGACTTTATAGCAGCTATTGATCTAGGTACCTCCCGGATAGTCGGGATGGTGGGAAAGAAGAACGAGCACGGAGTTCTTTCCATAATTGCCTACGAAGTTGAAAACTCCGGTAACTGCATCCGGAGGGGATGTGTATATAATGTGGAAGAAACAGCCAATAAAATTAAACGCCTGGTAAGGAAACTTGAAAACAAGCTTCACGAGGCAAAGATAGAGAAGGTGTACGTAGGCGTAGGCGGACAGTCACTCCGTTCAATCAACCACACAGTACCCCGTGTACTTGGTACGGAAGGAGTGGTGACGGACGAGATCATCTCTTCGCTGCATGCAGAATGCCTCAACTTCCATCCCGATATGCTGGATGTGCTGGCTGCGGTGTCTCCCGTATATTACCTGGATAACAAACCCGAGGCCAATCCGGTGGGCATTCCCTGCACACGCATCGAAGCAAAATATAAGCTTATTGTGGGCCGTCCTTCGCTGAAGCGACATATCATAAACAGTATCGCCGAAAGAGCCCAGATAACCATTGCCGGAATTATTGTCTCACCCCTTGCCCTTAGCGATGCCGTTCTGAACGACGACGAACGCGATCTGGGATGTGCGCTGATCGGTTTTGGAGCCGGCGTTACAACACTTACCGTTTATAAGGGAGGAAAACTGCTGCATCTTTCTGTTATTCCGTTGGGAAGCAATCTGATCACAAGAGATATAACCAGTCTGCATCTGCCTGAAAGCGAAGCCGAAAGGGTAAAACAAACCTACGGAAGTGCCATGATGGATCAGGATAACGACCAATCCATCCAGGTAAGTCAGGCCGACGGCTTGGGTATGCGTGAAATCAAGCTATCGGATCTCAACAACGTGGTTGAGGCACGTATGGGAGAAATTCTTGAGAATGTGTACGCCAGACTGGATGCCATCGAGATGGAGGGAACGTTAGGAGCAGGTATCGTTATTACAGGAGGTGGAGCAGCGTTAAAAAGTCTGCCCGAAGTAATACGCAAGCGCACTAAAATGGAGGTACGTTACGCGGCTACCCGCAGAGGGATTGTGGCCAGCGGCGACCTGGAAGCAGGGAATCCTTCGTATGCATCGGCCGTAGGCTTGTTGCTGAACGGAACCGAAAACTGTGCCGGCTTTGTGCCGAAAGCCTATGCTGCAGAACCAGAGGCCTTCCTGATTGAGCCGGTAGAGGTACCGTCCATGCCGAAGAGTGAACCCGTTAAGCCGTCAAAACCCAAACCGGAAAAGAAACAGGGCGGGCTTTTAAAGAACCTTTCATCCAAGTTTGACAGCATGACACGGAATCTTTTTGATGATAGCGAAGATAAGTCATAA
- a CDS encoding GatB/YqeY domain-containing protein, which produces MNLFDQVSADIKAAMLAKDKIRLQALRGVKKEFLEAKTAKGSDGELSDEAAVKILQKMIKQRKESAEIYVTQGRPELAQDELSEAACIEVYLPKQMSAEELEQALKAIIEQTGAAGAKDMGKVMGMATKTLAGKAEGRMISETVKRLLS; this is translated from the coding sequence ATGAATCTATTTGATCAGGTAAGTGCCGACATTAAAGCAGCGATGCTGGCCAAAGATAAAATCCGTTTGCAGGCATTGCGCGGAGTAAAGAAAGAATTTCTTGAAGCGAAAACAGCCAAGGGAAGCGATGGAGAGCTGAGCGACGAAGCTGCAGTTAAAATCTTGCAGAAGATGATTAAGCAACGTAAGGAAAGCGCAGAAATCTACGTAACTCAGGGCCGTCCCGAACTTGCTCAGGATGAATTGAGCGAAGCCGCTTGTATCGAAGTATATCTGCCCAAACAGATGAGTGCCGAAGAGCTTGAGCAGGCTTTGAAAGCAATCATCGAGCAGACAGGTGCCGCCGGAGCCAAGGATATGGGCAAGGTGATGGGCATGGCCACCAAAACACTGGCGGGAAAAGCCGAAGGCCGCATGATCTCCGAAACCGTAAAACGCTTGCTGAGCTAA
- a CDS encoding lantibiotic dehydratase, translated as MMYRPFDTFVFRTPLFPINKLNDILSNETLFGDLIKDLIFHEAIFLASPVLYKETLKYLNNNLNDKDAKRLLNSLTKYIERMFVRCTPFGIFAACGVGQVCNNANNSNIVITVYNN; from the coding sequence ATGATGTATAGGCCATTCGATACCTTTGTTTTTAGGACTCCGTTGTTTCCTATAAATAAATTAAATGATATTCTTTCAAATGAAACTCTATTTGGAGATCTAATTAAAGATTTAATATTCCATGAAGCTATATTTTTGGCGTCTCCGGTTCTTTATAAAGAAACCCTTAAATATTTAAATAATAATTTAAATGATAAAGATGCGAAAAGACTATTAAATTCTCTCACCAAATATATTGAAAGGATGTTTGTCCGATGTACACCATTTGGCATATTTGCGGCATGTGGTGTTGGTCAAGTATGTAATAATGCTAATAATTCAAATATTGTTATTACTGTATATAACAATTGA
- the istA gene encoding IS21 family transposase codes for MKDKSEIIRLRNYEGLSEREISRRLGFSRITVHRILDEYTKALKEQEGDKSRIEAYILTPPIYKTENRPKRRLTENIIRIIDHCLEENEIKKRSGRHKQRMFKQDIHELLVEKGYDISYSTVCGYISNQSSQKEKESFIKQGYIPGEKAEFDWGEVKLCIAGRWQKLYMSAFALCSSNGRWGDLFHRQDTLAFMESHANYFEECKGVPHEVVYDNMRVAVASFAGNEKEPTQALLRMTAFYGFKYRFCNVRRGNEKGHVERTVEVLRRKAFCLKDTFDTIEQATEHLRQTCRKLNASEDIRPKLEEDLRSLLPYTTPMGCFERRELKVDKWSTITLNTSHYSVPDTLVGRMVEVKIFSEKLLIYMDNAPVAEHERSYYSTWSLNLNHYLQTLKRKPGALSGSVALSQAPESMKGLYYKYFTDNGKSFIDLLIFAKERAISYDEIALAGKDAEQSGIKTVTAAHITTLLYNRLNQTPPLYKHEQKDEIEDFAIKQLSMWSMMMNNNSKIV; via the coding sequence ATGAAAGACAAATCAGAAATTATCAGATTACGAAATTATGAGGGTTTGAGTGAAAGGGAAATTTCACGCAGACTAGGTTTTAGCCGCATTACGGTTCACCGTATCCTGGATGAGTATACCAAAGCCCTGAAGGAACAGGAAGGGGATAAATCCAGGATAGAGGCGTATATATTAACGCCCCCAATTTATAAAACAGAAAATCGTCCCAAACGACGTCTTACCGAGAATATCATCCGTATTATAGACCATTGTCTGGAGGAAAACGAAATTAAGAAACGGTCCGGGCGTCATAAGCAGCGTATGTTCAAACAAGATATACATGAGTTGCTAGTGGAAAAAGGTTATGACATATCCTATTCTACAGTATGTGGTTATATCAGCAACCAAAGCAGTCAAAAAGAAAAGGAAAGCTTTATCAAACAGGGTTATATCCCGGGTGAGAAGGCGGAGTTCGATTGGGGGGAAGTAAAGCTTTGCATAGCGGGTCGTTGGCAGAAACTGTACATGTCCGCATTTGCTTTATGTAGCAGCAATGGCCGTTGGGGGGATCTGTTTCACCGGCAAGACACGCTGGCCTTTATGGAATCTCACGCCAACTATTTTGAAGAATGTAAAGGTGTTCCCCATGAAGTTGTATACGACAATATGCGTGTAGCCGTAGCTTCTTTTGCCGGAAATGAAAAGGAACCAACCCAGGCTCTTCTTCGAATGACGGCATTCTATGGCTTCAAATACCGGTTCTGTAATGTCAGACGAGGAAACGAAAAAGGACATGTGGAACGTACGGTGGAGGTTTTGCGCCGCAAAGCCTTCTGCCTAAAAGACACTTTTGATACCATAGAACAGGCAACGGAGCATCTGCGCCAGACCTGCAGGAAGCTAAACGCATCCGAAGATATCAGGCCAAAACTGGAGGAAGATCTTCGCTCGCTGTTACCCTATACAACACCAATGGGTTGTTTTGAAAGGCGAGAACTCAAAGTAGATAAATGGTCTACCATCACATTGAATACCTCCCATTACTCTGTACCCGACACGTTGGTAGGCAGAATGGTCGAGGTTAAAATATTCAGTGAAAAGTTACTGATATATATGGACAATGCCCCTGTGGCGGAACATGAACGTTCTTATTATTCAACCTGGTCGCTCAATCTCAATCATTATCTACAGACACTGAAGCGAAAACCGGGTGCTTTAAGTGGTTCTGTTGCCTTATCTCAAGCTCCGGAATCAATGAAAGGGCTGTATTATAAGTACTTTACGGATAATGGAAAGTCTTTTATAGACCTGCTTATCTTCGCAAAAGAACGTGCAATCTCTTACGATGAAATCGCTCTTGCTGGCAAAGATGCCGAACAGTCCGGTATCAAAACGGTTACAGCAGCACATATTACAACCTTGCTATATAACAGGCTCAATCAAACACCTCCGCTTTACAAGCATGAACAAAAAGACGAGATAGAAGATTTTGCCATCAAGCAATTATCCATGTGGTCTATGATGATGAACAACAACTCTAAAATAGTATAA
- a CDS encoding class I lanthipeptide, giving the protein MKKLKKLSLNKETITNLNDNEMKQLEGGLWDSRVCGTYFNGGGCYGTGSKNSCAVNATGYYNTALICF; this is encoded by the coding sequence ATGAAAAAGTTAAAAAAATTGTCATTAAACAAAGAAACTATTACCAATCTTAATGATAATGAAATGAAACAGTTAGAAGGAGGCTTGTGGGATTCCAGAGTATGTGGAACTTACTTTAATGGAGGAGGCTGTTATGGAACAGGGAGTAAAAACTCTTGTGCAGTAAATGCAACAGGGTACTATAATACAGCACTTATTTGTTTCTAA